The sequence GATGTCATGCGAGCGCTCGCCCTTGATGTTGACGACGAAGCCAACGCCGCACGCGTCGCGCTCATAGGCGGGATCGTAGAGGCCCTGTGCTTTAGGAATGCTTCGGTAGTTGTGCATCATGACACCCGTCTCGGTTCCGCAGGCGCAGGTTTCGCGGCGCCGTGGCGATGGCGCCTGCCGTTGCCAGGCTCGTGCGAGTCGCCGTCGGGATGAACCGAAATCAAACCGCGCTCGGTATGCGTCGACAGCACCACCATCGTCTCCGTCCGCGCCACTCCTTCGATCGAGCGGATCGCACTGATCAGCCGCTCGAGCGACGAAGTGTTGTCGGTTTTGATTTTCAGCAGGAGCGTGTGCTGGCCGGTGACGTGATGGCATTCGAGCACGTCGTCGAGCAGTGCGACGGATTCCTTGAACAGCGAGATTGTTTTCGGATGCGAAATCGACACGCCGATAAACGCGGTGACGTCCTTGCCGAGGCGGGTCGCATCGACGGCGGCGTGATAGCCGGTGATAACTCCGCCGTCTTCGAGTTTTTTGACGCGTTCGTTGACCGACGGCGCCGAAAGCCCGACTTGCTCTCCGAGCTTGACGAACGGAATGCGGCCGTGTTCCTGCAGCAGGCCGATAATCTGCAGATCAATGGCATCGAGTTCGGGGGAATCTCCGCCGAATTTCATAAGGTTATCCTCGTCGAGTGACGATGAAGATAGGCAGAAAGTGGAATCGTGTCAAGTGTTTATAAGGATTTGACTCAATAAAAGATGAGTTTGTGCAGGCCAATATGATGCGCGCCTACGAAATATAGGCCCAAACCAGCGATTGCCGCTCACCTATACTGCGATTGTTGGGGTGCAAGCGCGATCGCTCAGGTAATGCGCCGCTTGCGCCGAACCCCCGGCCAACTACGAATGTGGATAGGCGTCGCTTCCCATCTCAAGCGCATCCAGCCCCGACCATTCGACTTCCACCAGCACGCGGTTGCCCACCGTGCGCTCGACGATCTTGAAGAACAGGATCGCAAGGCCGAATACCACGACCACGTTCACCGTGACACCAATCAACTGGGCAAAAAATTGACCAGCGTCGCCGTAGAGCAGGCCGCGCACCGGACCCGCGACACCGTTCCATCCGTCGCCGTAGGTGCCGTCGGCAAACAGACCAAGCGCCAGCGCTCCCCATATTCCGCACGCACCGTGCACCGCGATCGCGCCGACGGGATCGTCGATTCGAAAGCGGCGTTCCAGTTCAAGCACCGCCCACACGACCAGCAGTCCCGCGATCACGCCAATCAGAACAGCCGCCGCCGGCGTTACGAATGCGCACGGGGCGGTGATTGCGACGAGTCCGCCCAGCAGGCCGTTGCAGGCGATCGCGACGTCGGGCTTGTTATACTGATTCCACAAATAGAGCAGCGCCGCGAGCGCGCCGGCCGCAGAGGCGAGCATGGTGTTCACCGCGATGATCGCGATTCGGGGATCCGATGCGGCCAGCGTTGAGCCGGCGTTGAAGCCGAACCATCCGAACGCGAGAATCAACGTTCCGCTGACGGCCATGGGCAGGTTATGTCCGGGCAACGCGCCGATGGCGCCGTCGCGCCGGAACTTTCCGATGCGCGGACCCACCATGTAAGCGCCGGCGAGACCGGCCACTCCGCCCGTCATGTGCACGACCGACGATCCGGCAAAATCCAGATGGCCGTGGCCCAGGCCCAGGTTCGCGCCGAGCTGCGAGAGCCATCCTCCGCCCCATACCCAGTTGCCATACAACGGGTACAGGAACATCGACATGAACAGTCCGTAGATGAAGAACGCTTTGAACTTCCATCGCTCCGCCATCGCACCCGTCGGAATGGTCGCGGCGGTGTCCATGAAAACCAGCGAGAATAGAAACATGCCCAGGCTGGCCGGATCGCGACTGACGCTGAGCAGCGCGAACTTGCTGAAGCCGATGATTCCATACGAATGCGCGCCGATCGTGATCGACAGCTCGTGATGGCCAATCGCGGCCATGCCAAGCGAGGGCCAGTGCGCGACCCCGCCCATCATGAAGCCGTAGCCGGTGAGCCAGAAGCCGATGATGCCGATCGGGTAAATGATCAGGTTCATCGCCATGGTATTGACCGCGTTCTTGGAGCGCGTGAACCCCGTCTCCACCATTGCGAATCCGAGCTGCATGAACATCACCAGGAAGCCCGCGACCAGCAGCCACGCGAGGTTCAGCGAATTGTCCAGCGGCGGCGACGACGCGGCAGTCTGCGCGCGCGCCAGCGGCGAAAATAGCGTCAGCGCGGCGAAAGTGGCGGCGGCCAATCCGAGTTGCGATCGTCTCGGCATCATCTCACCTGCCCTCGATATGACCGGCGCGGCGGAGTCGGCGACGCCGGGTAACGGTTTGCAAGCCAAATCAGAAATACAAAGATCCCGATGAGCGACGTGAAAAA is a genomic window of Candidatus Binatus sp. containing:
- a CDS encoding Lrp/AsnC family transcriptional regulator, which encodes MKFGGDSPELDAIDLQIIGLLQEHGRIPFVKLGEQVGLSAPSVNERVKKLEDGGVITGYHAAVDATRLGKDVTAFIGVSISHPKTISLFKESVALLDDVLECHHVTGQHTLLLKIKTDNTSSLERLISAIRSIEGVARTETMVVLSTHTERGLISVHPDGDSHEPGNGRRHRHGAAKPAPAEPRRVS
- a CDS encoding ammonium transporter, coding for MMPRRSQLGLAAATFAALTLFSPLARAQTAASSPPLDNSLNLAWLLVAGFLVMFMQLGFAMVETGFTRSKNAVNTMAMNLIIYPIGIIGFWLTGYGFMMGGVAHWPSLGMAAIGHHELSITIGAHSYGIIGFSKFALLSVSRDPASLGMFLFSLVFMDTAATIPTGAMAERWKFKAFFIYGLFMSMFLYPLYGNWVWGGGWLSQLGANLGLGHGHLDFAGSSVVHMTGGVAGLAGAYMVGPRIGKFRRDGAIGALPGHNLPMAVSGTLILAFGWFGFNAGSTLAASDPRIAIIAVNTMLASAAGALAALLYLWNQYNKPDVAIACNGLLGGLVAITAPCAFVTPAAAVLIGVIAGLLVVWAVLELERRFRIDDPVGAIAVHGACGIWGALALGLFADGTYGDGWNGVAGPVRGLLYGDAGQFFAQLIGVTVNVVVVFGLAILFFKIVERTVGNRVLVEVEWSGLDALEMGSDAYPHS